In Companilactobacillus allii, one genomic interval encodes:
- the infC gene encoding translation initiation factor IF-3, which yields MARDLLINDQIRAKEVRLISETGDQVGVKPAAEAQRLADAANMDLVLMSPGAKPPVARIMDYGKYKFELQKKDREARKKQKTVSLKEVRLSPTIEANDFNTKVNNAKKFLAKGDKVKVSLRFKGRAITHKEIGKRVLDRVAEETKDVANVTTRPKMDGRSMFLMLDPIGSKDNKKK from the coding sequence ATAGCAAGAGATCTGTTAATAAACGATCAAATCCGTGCCAAAGAAGTACGATTAATTTCTGAAACAGGAGATCAAGTTGGTGTTAAACCAGCAGCAGAAGCCCAACGTTTGGCTGATGCAGCAAATATGGACCTTGTCCTTATGTCCCCAGGTGCCAAACCACCTGTAGCCAGAATTATGGACTATGGTAAATATAAGTTTGAACTTCAAAAGAAAGATCGAGAAGCACGTAAGAAACAAAAAACCGTTAGTTTAAAAGAAGTTAGACTAAGTCCTACTATTGAAGCAAATGATTTCAATACTAAGGTCAATAATGCCAAAAAGTTTTTAGCTAAAGGTGATAAGGTCAAGGTATCTCTTCGTTTTAAGGGTAGAGCAATTACTCATAAAGAGATAGGTAAAAGAGTTTTAGATCGTGTAGCTGAAGAGACTAAGGATGTTGCTAATGTAACAACTAGGCCTAAGATGGACGGTCGTAGCATGTTTTTAATGCTTGATCCAATTGGTTCCAAAGATAATAAGAAAAAATAG
- the rplT gene encoding 50S ribosomal protein L20 has translation MPRVKGGTVTRKRRKKVLKLAKGYRGSKHITFKAAHTQIMVSYRYAFRDRRQRKRDFRKLWIARINAAARMNEISYSKLMHGLKLANVDINRKMLAQLAIEDPKAFTSLADTAKKALA, from the coding sequence ATGCCACGTGTAAAAGGTGGAACAGTAACTCGTAAGCGTCGTAAGAAGGTATTAAAATTAGCTAAGGGATATCGTGGTTCAAAACATATCACTTTTAAAGCTGCTCATACACAAATCATGGTTTCATACCGTTATGCATTCCGTGATCGTCGTCAAAGAAAACGTGATTTTCGTAAGTTATGGATTGCCAGAATTAACGCTGCTGCAAGAATGAACGAAATCAGTTATAGCAAATTAATGCATGGTTTGAAATTAGCTAATGTTGATATCAACCGTAAAATGTTGGCACAACTTGCTATTGAAGATCCAAAAGCATTCACAAGTTTAGCAGATACAGCTAAAAAAGCTTTAGCTTAA
- a CDS encoding YqeG family HAD IIIA-type phosphatase — MFKPYVMLNKITDLEVSDLKELNVTTIMTDLDNTLLPWNSNDYDLTLRKWLNKMNKANIEVMVVSNNSYERVEKAVLDLPVSIVARAVKPLPFVIMRHLKIEHISPQSVLFVGDQIMTDVLAGNMSGLKTVLVKPLVETDAKKTRVNRFFERPILNFIEKHDTNMYWKDSLNDRN, encoded by the coding sequence ATGTTTAAACCATATGTTATGTTGAATAAAATTACTGACCTTGAGGTTAGTGATTTAAAAGAATTGAATGTTACTACCATAATGACTGATCTAGATAATACTTTGTTACCATGGAATAGTAACGATTATGATTTGACTCTTCGTAAGTGGCTCAATAAAATGAACAAGGCAAATATTGAAGTTATGGTTGTTTCTAATAATAGTTATGAGCGTGTTGAAAAGGCGGTATTGGATTTGCCAGTATCAATTGTTGCTCGTGCTGTTAAGCCTTTACCATTTGTAATTATGCGTCACCTAAAGATAGAACATATTTCACCACAAAGTGTTTTATTTGTAGGTGATCAGATCATGACTGATGTTTTGGCTGGTAATATGTCTGGTTTAAAGACTGTGCTTGTTAAGCCATTAGTTGAAACAGATGCTAAAAAGACTCGAGTTAATAGATTCTTTGAACGACCTATTTTGAACTTTATAGAAAAACATGACACGAATATGTATTGGAAGGATTCATTAAATGACAGAAACTAG
- the mutM gene encoding DNA-formamidopyrimidine glycosylase → MGENMPEMPEVEIVRRGLMSQIQGRKITNVEIRYQNLITGDVSQFIDMVTGSVIEDIGRRAKFLLIHLDNGFTIISHLRMEGKYRVSSDPSMIDKHSHAIFTLDNGQKLIYNDVRKFGRMQLWRTSDLIDNRSIAKLGPEPLSTEFTFDNLKSRILRHRRDIKTVLLDQSVMSGLGNIYVDEVLWNALIHPETKANHLSDEDIKNILKYSNEEMKMGIAEGGSTVRSYLDSTGHAGHMQDFLHVYGKEGTPCSRCGNNIEKIKVGGRGTHFCPHCQVVK, encoded by the coding sequence GTGGGTGAAAATATGCCTGAGATGCCAGAAGTAGAAATAGTTAGACGTGGATTGATGTCTCAAATCCAAGGTCGAAAAATCACAAATGTGGAGATAAGGTATCAAAATCTAATTACAGGTGATGTATCACAATTTATTGATATGGTAACTGGTAGCGTTATCGAAGATATTGGACGTCGTGCTAAATTTTTATTGATTCATTTAGATAATGGATTTACAATCATTAGTCATCTTCGAATGGAAGGTAAATATCGTGTATCGAGTGATCCAAGCATGATAGATAAACATTCACATGCAATATTTACTTTGGATAATGGTCAAAAGCTGATTTATAATGATGTTCGAAAATTTGGAAGAATGCAGTTATGGAGAACGTCTGATCTAATTGATAACAGATCAATCGCCAAATTAGGGCCGGAGCCGTTATCTACTGAATTTACTTTTGACAATTTAAAATCACGAATACTGAGACATAGAAGAGATATAAAAACTGTCTTACTAGATCAGTCAGTTATGAGTGGATTGGGTAATATTTACGTTGATGAAGTATTATGGAATGCATTGATTCACCCTGAAACTAAGGCAAACCATCTAAGTGATGAAGATATTAAAAATATTTTGAAGTATTCTAATGAAGAGATGAAGATGGGAATTGCTGAAGGTGGATCAACTGTTAGATCATACTTGGATTCAACAGGACATGCTGGTCATATGCAAGACTTTCTCCATGTTTATGGTAAAGAGGGTACACCTTGTTCAAGATGTGGTAATAACATTGAAAAAATCAAAGTTGGTGGTCGCGGTACGCACTTTTGCCCACATTGTCAGGTAGTTAAATGA
- the dnaI gene encoding primosomal protein DnaI yields the protein MEKLGNSISEFLKSRDSDKKYSQLMEQAFNDKDVQDFINKNKDKINPEAIEVSAASIYEFYNHKVHPNELSKGYVPQLVVSNHNIEVVYAPNKKTQVQERKSSYESKFVLLNMPSDIRKATLDDYDGSGRLDALSASVDFIENYDVGNFVPGLYLAGDFGVGKTYLLGAIANELIKKDVKTTIMHFPTFAIEMKNSIGQNNVLAQVNKVKEAEILMLDDIGADSMSSWIRDEVLGVILQYRMQENMPTFFSSNFTMSNLEKHLSINQRGEEEPVKAQRIMERIKYLSKEVIVSGPNKRFQK from the coding sequence ATGGAAAAATTGGGAAACAGTATATCTGAGTTTTTAAAATCCAGAGATTCAGATAAAAAGTACAGTCAATTGATGGAACAAGCTTTTAATGATAAAGATGTACAAGATTTTATAAATAAAAATAAAGACAAAATCAATCCTGAAGCAATTGAGGTTAGTGCGGCTAGTATTTATGAATTCTACAATCATAAGGTGCATCCCAACGAATTGTCTAAGGGATATGTCCCACAATTAGTTGTAAGTAATCACAATATTGAAGTTGTTTATGCTCCAAATAAGAAGACTCAGGTTCAAGAAAGAAAGAGTAGTTATGAGTCTAAATTTGTATTGCTTAATATGCCTAGTGATATAAGGAAAGCCACATTGGATGACTATGATGGGTCCGGTAGGTTAGATGCTTTAAGTGCTTCTGTTGACTTTATAGAGAACTACGACGTAGGTAATTTTGTTCCAGGACTTTATTTGGCTGGAGATTTCGGTGTCGGTAAAACTTACTTATTGGGTGCAATTGCTAATGAATTGATCAAAAAAGATGTAAAGACAACTATTATGCATTTTCCAACTTTTGCAATTGAAATGAAAAATTCAATTGGTCAAAATAATGTTTTGGCTCAAGTAAATAAAGTTAAAGAAGCAGAAATTCTGATGTTAGATGATATTGGAGCGGATTCAATGTCTAGTTGGATCCGTGATGAAGTTCTTGGAGTCATTTTGCAATATCGTATGCAAGAAAATATGCCAACATTTTTTTCATCTAATTTCACAATGTCTAATCTGGAGAAACACCTGTCTATTAATCAGCGTGGAGAAGAAGAGCCAGTAAAGGCACAGCGAATTATGGAACGTATAAAATATCTTTCAAAAGAAGTCATTGTTAGTGGTCCGAATAAAAGATTTCAAAAATAG
- the nrdR gene encoding transcriptional regulator NrdR, translated as MICPHCHHDSSKVVDSRPSDEGRAIRRRRECEYCGTRFTTFERIEKSPLLVIKKNGNREEFSREKLLRGLVRAAEKRPVTIDQMNGIVDKVENQIRATGENEVGSQTIGEYVMKILADVDDVTYIRFASVYREFKDMNGFMKEVQEMMANDGNENKSDKKN; from the coding sequence ATGATTTGTCCACATTGTCATCATGATTCATCAAAAGTTGTTGATAGTCGTCCAAGTGATGAGGGACGTGCAATAAGACGTAGGCGAGAGTGCGAGTATTGCGGAACAAGATTCACAACTTTTGAGAGAATTGAAAAATCTCCGTTATTGGTAATTAAGAAGAATGGTAATCGTGAAGAATTTAGTCGTGAAAAGTTGTTACGTGGATTAGTACGTGCTGCTGAAAAAAGACCAGTTACGATTGATCAAATGAATGGTATTGTTGATAAGGTCGAAAATCAAATTCGAGCTACTGGTGAAAATGAGGTTGGATCACAGACGATTGGTGAATATGTAATGAAGATACTTGCTGACGTTGATGATGTTACTTATATTCGCTTTGCTAGTGTTTATCGTGAATTCAAAGATATGAATGGATTCATGAAAGAAGTTCAGGAAATGATGGCCAATGATGGCAATGAAAATAAATCAGATAAGAAGAATTAG
- the rpmI gene encoding 50S ribosomal protein L35, with translation MPKQKTHRASAKRFKKTANGGWKRSHAYTSHRFHGKTKKQRRQLAKPGMVNASDMKRIKQMLATY, from the coding sequence ATGCCTAAACAAAAAACACACCGTGCATCAGCTAAGAGATTCAAGAAAACTGCTAATGGCGGTTGGAAAAGAAGCCATGCTTATACAAGTCACCGTTTCCACGGTAAGACAAAGAAGCAACGTCGTCAATTAGCTAAACCAGGAATGGTTAATGCTAGCGATATGAAACGTATTAAGCAAATGCTAGCTACATATTAA
- the polA gene encoding DNA polymerase I has product MTKNKKLLLIDGNSVSFRAFFAMHNVLDKFVSDDGIHTNAMYAFNNMLDIILREEKPTHALVAFDAGKTTFRTEMFSDYKGTRAKTPPELMEQLPLIQEMLNLRGIKTYDLKNYEADDIIGTMSRKGEIEGMDVSIITGDRDLTQLTTDKVTVRVNVKGVTETEAYTPEHVKEKLGITPDQIIDMKGLMGDNSDHYPGVEKVGEKTAIKLLNQYGTMEGLYEHVDEMKKSKLKEHLINDKAQAFLSKKLATINCDAPVELKIGDLEYQGDNQEQLIKFYQKMNFNSFLEKMDVEVESSTKELPKIEFSELNDEAIEKIYNYEQPQTLIVESFGENYHVSPIIGLVIESNGHYYGTTDIAILENDKLKNWLADDSKEKYIFDNKKTVALLRRYGCELAGISFDMLLVSYLLDTNDNKTDIGIVAQNYGHQLPTEDEFYGKGVKKAIPEDEQILLNFLCQKAQVINILHDKMFSELKANDQDSLYDEIELPLSNVLASMEIKGVKVDATRLKEMQNDFAKRLDDIEQQIYTEAGQEFNINSPKQLGVVLFEDLKLPVIKKTKTGYSTAVDVLEKLKDKSAVVQKVLDYRHISKINSTYAVGLQKFIQPDNRIHTIYQQTLTQTGRLSSIEPNLQNIPIRVEEGRQIRRAFVPQDDDWEMFSADYSQVELRVLAHISGDENMQEAFKEDYDIHAHTAMRIFGLDSTDEVTPDMRRKAKATNFGIVYGISDYGLSQNIGITRKEAAQFIDSYFEQYPGVKKYMEDIVKFARENGYVETIMHRRRYLPDIHSKNFNIRNFAQRTAMNTPIQGSAADIIKVAMINMQKRIKDENLQANLLLQVHDEMIFEAPKSEIPLLEKIVPSVMDSAVKMDVPLKVGFAHGKSWYEAK; this is encoded by the coding sequence ATGACGAAAAACAAAAAATTACTTTTAATTGATGGAAATAGTGTCTCGTTTAGGGCATTTTTTGCCATGCACAATGTATTAGATAAATTTGTTTCTGACGATGGTATCCATACAAATGCCATGTACGCCTTTAACAATATGCTTGATATTATTTTGAGGGAAGAAAAACCAACACATGCTTTGGTGGCTTTTGATGCGGGTAAAACTACTTTTAGAACTGAGATGTTTTCAGATTATAAGGGTACTCGTGCTAAAACTCCACCAGAATTAATGGAACAATTACCGTTAATTCAGGAAATGTTGAATCTTCGTGGTATCAAAACCTATGATTTGAAGAACTATGAGGCAGATGATATTATCGGAACAATGTCGCGTAAAGGTGAGATTGAAGGGATGGATGTTTCGATTATAACTGGAGATCGTGACTTGACTCAATTAACAACCGATAAGGTTACAGTCCGTGTAAACGTTAAAGGAGTTACTGAAACAGAAGCCTATACTCCAGAACACGTTAAAGAAAAGCTTGGGATCACACCAGATCAAATCATTGATATGAAGGGTTTAATGGGAGATAATTCAGATCATTATCCTGGAGTTGAAAAGGTGGGAGAAAAGACTGCTATTAAATTATTGAATCAATATGGAACTATGGAAGGTTTATATGAACATGTTGATGAAATGAAGAAAAGTAAGCTAAAGGAACATCTGATCAATGATAAAGCTCAAGCATTTTTAAGCAAGAAATTAGCCACGATTAACTGTGATGCTCCCGTAGAATTAAAAATCGGTGACCTTGAATATCAAGGTGATAACCAGGAACAACTAATTAAGTTCTATCAAAAAATGAATTTTAATTCTTTCCTAGAGAAAATGGATGTTGAAGTTGAAAGTAGTACTAAGGAACTTCCCAAAATAGAATTCTCTGAATTAAATGATGAAGCCATTGAGAAAATTTATAATTATGAACAACCACAAACCCTTATTGTAGAGAGTTTTGGAGAAAATTATCACGTTTCACCGATCATTGGATTGGTAATTGAAAGTAACGGTCATTATTATGGTACGACAGATATTGCTATTTTAGAAAATGACAAATTAAAAAATTGGCTTGCAGATGATAGTAAAGAAAAATATATCTTCGATAATAAAAAAACAGTTGCTTTGTTACGTAGATATGGTTGTGAATTAGCCGGTATTAGCTTTGATATGTTATTAGTTTCATATTTATTGGATACTAATGACAATAAAACAGATATTGGTATTGTTGCTCAAAATTATGGACATCAATTACCTACTGAGGATGAGTTTTATGGTAAAGGTGTTAAAAAAGCTATACCTGAAGATGAACAAATATTGTTGAATTTTCTTTGTCAAAAAGCTCAAGTTATCAATATTTTACATGATAAGATGTTTTCAGAATTGAAGGCAAATGATCAGGATAGTTTATATGATGAGATTGAATTACCTTTATCAAATGTATTGGCAAGTATGGAGATCAAAGGTGTCAAAGTAGATGCAACACGTTTGAAAGAAATGCAAAATGATTTTGCCAAGAGACTGGACGATATTGAACAACAAATTTATACCGAAGCAGGTCAAGAATTCAATATAAATTCACCTAAGCAATTAGGCGTTGTCTTGTTTGAAGATTTGAAGCTTCCAGTTATTAAAAAGACTAAAACAGGTTATTCAACTGCTGTTGATGTACTTGAGAAATTAAAAGATAAATCTGCAGTAGTTCAAAAGGTATTAGATTATCGTCATATTTCTAAGATAAATTCTACATATGCTGTTGGTTTACAAAAGTTTATTCAACCTGATAATCGAATTCATACAATTTATCAACAGACTTTAACTCAAACAGGTAGATTGTCATCTATTGAACCAAATCTACAAAATATACCGATTAGAGTCGAGGAAGGTCGCCAGATAAGGCGAGCCTTTGTACCACAAGACGATGATTGGGAGATGTTTTCTGCTGATTATTCTCAAGTTGAGTTACGTGTCCTGGCACATATTTCTGGAGACGAGAATATGCAAGAAGCATTTAAGGAAGACTATGATATCCACGCCCATACAGCAATGAGAATTTTTGGGTTAGATAGCACAGATGAAGTTACTCCAGATATGAGACGTAAGGCTAAGGCAACTAATTTTGGTATTGTGTATGGAATTAGTGATTATGGCTTGTCACAAAATATCGGTATAACTCGTAAAGAAGCTGCACAATTCATTGATTCATATTTTGAACAATATCCAGGTGTTAAGAAGTATATGGAAGATATTGTTAAATTTGCACGTGAAAATGGCTATGTTGAAACAATCATGCATCGTCGTAGATATTTGCCAGATATTCATTCGAAGAATTTTAATATTAGAAACTTTGCGCAACGTACAGCAATGAACACACCGATTCAAGGTAGTGCTGCTGATATTATTAAAGTTGCCATGATTAATATGCAAAAGAGAATTAAAGATGAGAACCTGCAAGCTAATTTGTTATTGCAAGTTCATGATGAAATGATTTTTGAGGCACCAAAATCAGAAATCCCATTGTTAGAAAAAATAGTTCCAAGTGTTATGGATTCTGCCGTAAAAATGGATGTTCCATTAAAAGTTGGATTTGCACACGGCAAGAGTTGGTATGAAGCTAAATAA
- a CDS encoding DnaD domain protein, translating to MAKEFNYDSAKFTPLTGYWCLPHGQINDYERHVLTDLYLPLLGTRAFSIYLLLWEKIPNKELISDRQGHNELLSLLDIDLQTFYSERIKAEALGLIRTYQKKDNIGEYYIYQLYEPLSPREFFKDDLMSIFLYEQIGDKSYKKLVKKYFQSNEILNDAKETSKDFLEVFQLGNEDLINTPSAVNDAQNEFDKIKDKKQPEIKQTAIPELDWNLIGDRIEQIAKISRENLLENQQLVIDLHAFYGIDEIALSDVIGQTSDIVNHKIDPIRLKKSVQDRFARNANISVKNTEVKESDQSNLDESNNNLNRADNLLVQQAKSLAPADFLAAEKQKSGGFTGAAESRALRDMAMKTYLSPSVLNIMVDYILKNSPTLTVALMETVANDWQQNHVDTPEQALQRLHDFQTKPRNPKRRYNNKSSRRVEQGTDWSKVVSKSSESDDAKKKQDELQERLRKMRSKDN from the coding sequence TTGGCCAAAGAGTTTAATTATGATTCGGCAAAATTCACTCCATTAACAGGATACTGGTGTCTTCCACATGGACAAATAAACGATTATGAACGTCATGTATTGACGGATCTTTATTTGCCATTACTTGGAACGAGGGCATTCAGTATTTATTTGTTATTGTGGGAAAAGATTCCTAACAAGGAATTGATTAGTGATCGTCAAGGTCATAACGAGTTACTTAGTTTATTAGATATTGATTTACAGACTTTTTATAGTGAACGGATTAAAGCTGAAGCACTCGGTTTGATTCGCACTTATCAAAAAAAGGATAATATTGGAGAATATTATATTTATCAGCTTTATGAGCCGTTATCTCCCCGTGAATTCTTCAAGGATGATTTAATGAGTATTTTTTTGTATGAACAAATTGGTGATAAAAGTTATAAAAAATTAGTAAAAAAATATTTCCAATCTAATGAAATTTTGAATGATGCAAAAGAGACCAGTAAGGATTTTCTAGAGGTATTCCAATTAGGCAATGAAGACTTGATCAATACTCCATCTGCTGTGAACGATGCTCAAAATGAATTTGATAAAATCAAAGATAAAAAACAACCTGAAATCAAACAGACTGCGATTCCTGAATTAGATTGGAATCTTATTGGTGATAGAATTGAGCAAATTGCTAAAATCAGTAGAGAAAATCTGCTTGAAAATCAACAGCTAGTAATTGATTTACATGCGTTTTATGGAATAGATGAAATTGCATTAAGTGATGTGATAGGTCAAACCAGTGATATTGTAAATCACAAAATTGATCCGATAAGATTAAAGAAATCAGTACAGGATAGATTTGCCCGTAATGCTAATATCTCTGTTAAAAATACAGAAGTTAAAGAATCAGATCAATCCAATCTAGATGAATCCAACAATAATTTGAATCGTGCAGATAATTTATTAGTGCAACAAGCTAAATCTCTTGCACCAGCCGACTTTTTAGCTGCAGAGAAACAAAAAAGTGGTGGATTTACTGGTGCTGCTGAATCACGCGCTTTACGTGATATGGCCATGAAGACTTATTTGTCACCATCTGTATTGAATATAATGGTTGACTATATTTTGAAAAATTCACCAACTTTGACGGTTGCTTTGATGGAAACTGTAGCTAACGATTGGCAACAAAATCATGTTGATACTCCTGAACAAGCTTTGCAAAGATTACACGACTTTCAAACGAAACCACGTAATCCAAAACGCCGTTACAATAATAAAAGTAGTCGTCGTGTTGAACAGGGAACTGATTGGAGTAAGGTAGTATCTAAGTCATCTGAAAGTGACGATGCTAAAAAGAAACAAGATGAACTACAGGAAAGACTCAGAAAAATGAGAAGTAAGGACAACTAG
- the coaE gene encoding dephospho-CoA kinase (Dephospho-CoA kinase (CoaE) performs the final step in coenzyme A biosynthesis.), which produces MSRIYGLTGGIAAGKSTVLKLLKEKGCVVYDADQVARDVVKPGTIGLSQIVAEFGDDILLPDKTLDRKKLGSIVFSGKSQLKRLTNITGPLIREQILHTIEEVRKSNDKKITIFEIQLLFESKYQEYFSGVISIYVPMDIQLKRLKQRDKINNEDAIQRIDSQMSMDKKRQLADFVIDNSKDLDFLNKEIDDLLKKL; this is translated from the coding sequence ATGAGTAGAATATATGGATTGACGGGTGGAATTGCTGCCGGTAAATCCACTGTGCTCAAGTTACTAAAGGAAAAGGGATGCGTTGTTTACGACGCTGATCAAGTGGCAAGGGATGTTGTAAAACCAGGAACAATCGGTTTGTCTCAAATAGTCGCTGAATTTGGTGATGATATTTTATTACCGGACAAAACTTTGGATAGAAAAAAATTAGGCTCAATTGTTTTCTCAGGAAAATCACAACTTAAAAGACTAACAAATATAACTGGACCATTGATTCGTGAGCAAATTCTACATACAATAGAAGAAGTTCGTAAATCAAACGATAAAAAAATAACCATATTTGAAATTCAATTGTTATTTGAATCCAAGTACCAAGAATACTTTTCAGGAGTTATTAGTATTTATGTACCTATGGATATTCAACTGAAGAGATTGAAACAACGTGATAAGATTAATAATGAAGATGCTATTCAAAGAATCGATTCACAAATGTCAATGGACAAAAAAAGGCAACTTGCTGATTTTGTAATTGATAATTCTAAAGATTTAGACTTTTTAAATAAAGAAATAGATGATTTACTCAAAAAATTATGA
- the thrS gene encoding threonine--tRNA ligase: MSKIKLTFPDDSVKEFDEGTTVLDVAKSISTSLGKKAVAGKLNGTLIDIEREIKQDGKIEIVAGQDDEDSLKVLRNTASLVFSAAAAEFKKGLHFGEKASNDDGFYVDTDDKDGQISVDELEKIADGMHKIVKNNDKIERVLMDKSELVEMFKDDPYKSSLIDAIESVQIPVYKLDGFVDFGYDALLPSMKDLKHFNLLSVAGAYWQGKSSNPMLQRIYGTAFYKEDDLEADTKRRAEIKERDHRTIGRDLDLFFVDPEVGAGLPYWMPNGATIRRVIERYIIDKEVAWGYQHVYTPILMNLNAYKTSGHWQHYREDMFPPMDMGDGEMLELRPMNCPSHIQIYKHHIRSYRELPVRIAELGMMHRYEKSGALSGLQRVREMTLNDGHTFVALDQIEEEFKRTLQLMVEVYKDFDITDYSFRLSYRDPANTEKYFDDDEMWNRSQSMLKAAMDDLGLKYYEAEGEAAFYGPKLDVQTKTALGNDETLSTIQLDFMQPEQFKLTYVGSDGEEHRPVMIHRGIVSTMERFIAYLIEMYKGAFPTWLAPTQVRIIAVNQKLHGGYAENLLKELRAKNIRAEIDDRDEKMNYKIRDAQTMKIPYTAVVGDQEMADATVSVRKYGEDDSASEILPMFVDSVVSDINNFSRSNG; this comes from the coding sequence ATGTCAAAAATCAAATTAACATTTCCAGATGATTCTGTTAAGGAGTTTGATGAAGGCACTACTGTTCTAGATGTTGCTAAATCAATTAGTACATCACTTGGAAAAAAGGCTGTTGCTGGTAAATTAAACGGTACTTTAATTGATATCGAACGTGAAATAAAACAAGACGGTAAGATTGAAATCGTTGCCGGCCAAGATGATGAAGATTCACTTAAGGTTTTGAGAAACACTGCTAGTTTAGTATTTAGCGCAGCTGCAGCTGAATTTAAGAAGGGACTTCACTTTGGTGAAAAAGCTTCTAATGATGATGGCTTCTATGTTGATACTGATGATAAAGATGGACAAATCAGTGTTGATGAATTAGAAAAAATTGCAGATGGTATGCATAAGATCGTTAAGAATAATGACAAAATTGAACGTGTATTGATGGACAAATCAGAACTTGTTGAAATGTTCAAAGATGACCCATACAAGTCATCATTGATTGATGCAATCGAATCCGTTCAGATTCCAGTTTATAAATTAGATGGATTTGTTGATTTTGGTTATGATGCACTTCTTCCAAGCATGAAAGATTTGAAACACTTCAATCTATTGTCAGTTGCTGGTGCTTATTGGCAAGGTAAGTCAAGTAACCCAATGTTACAAAGAATCTACGGTACAGCCTTCTATAAGGAAGACGACCTTGAGGCAGATACAAAACGTCGTGCTGAGATTAAAGAGCGTGACCATAGAACAATCGGCCGTGATCTTGACTTGTTCTTTGTTGATCCAGAAGTTGGTGCTGGTCTTCCATATTGGATGCCAAATGGTGCTACTATCCGTCGTGTTATTGAAAGATATATCATCGACAAGGAAGTTGCATGGGGTTATCAACACGTTTACACACCAATCCTTATGAACTTAAATGCCTATAAGACTTCAGGTCACTGGCAACACTACCGTGAAGACATGTTCCCACCAATGGACATGGGTGATGGCGAGATGCTTGAATTACGTCCAATGAACTGTCCTTCACATATTCAAATTTACAAACATCACATTCGTTCATATCGTGAATTACCAGTTCGTATAGCCGAACTAGGTATGATGCACAGATACGAAAAATCTGGTGCCTTGAGTGGATTACAACGTGTACGTGAAATGACTTTAAATGATGGTCATACATTCGTTGCTTTAGATCAAATTGAGGAAGAATTCAAACGTACACTTCAATTAATGGTAGAAGTTTACAAAGACTTTGATATTACAGACTATTCATTCCGTCTAAGTTACAGAGATCCAGCTAATACTGAAAAGTACTTTGATGATGATGAAATGTGGAACAGATCACAATCAATGCTTAAAGCAGCTATGGATGATCTTGGCCTTAAGTATTATGAAGCAGAAGGTGAAGCTGCATTCTATGGTCCAAAGCTTGATGTTCAAACAAAGACTGCTCTAGGTAATGATGAAACATTATCAACAATCCAACTTGACTTCATGCAACCAGAACAATTCAAGTTGACATATGTCGGCTCAGATGGTGAAGAACATAGACCAGTTATGATTCACCGTGGTATCGTTTCAACTATGGAAAGATTCATTGCTTACTTGATTGAAATGTACAAGGGTGCCTTCCCAACATGGCTAGCTCCAACACAAGTACGTATTATCGCTGTTAACCAAAAATTACATGGTGGTTATGCTGAAAACTTGCTTAAAGAGTTACGTGCTAAGAATATTCGTGCAGAGATCGATGATCGTGATGAAAAGATGAATTACAAGATTCGTGACGCACAAACAATGAAAATTCCATATACAGCAGTTGTTGGTGATCAAGAAATGGCCGATGCTACTGTTTCAGTAAGAAAGTATGGAGAAGATGATTCAGCTTCAGAAATCCTACCAATGTTTGTTGATAGTGTTGTTTCAGATATCAATAACTTCAGTAGAAGTAATGGATAA